The following proteins are co-located in the bacterium genome:
- a CDS encoding phage tail protein has protein sequence MSSNTSTGQWLGYVVGAVVGYFTGGASYVAMGAALGGAVGGAIDPPKGPKLTGPRLSDLSQQGASYGVPIPRVYGSVALSGNIFWIENNALKETSHTEGGGKGGGGPETTTYKYSATFALGLCEGPIIGVRRIWVGGNLIYDAGSGDIGTLLASNASGSGFRVYLGSETQMPDPRMQATVGVANTPAYRGLAYIVFEDFDLTDYGNTLLGAQIKVEVLASGTSGSVSLINQKTLTGTPRPYGSTSLYCSTDGILSIYRNTAGLGSSGPCVVMRYAPADQVEMFRRTVTPANNLIHVNGWADTPISVFMDNDGTIRLMNEYGVPYFTTATTAATGSESAQVSNYHGRQDKKYLCTEFSAGATTVIRNLVDGTTPLITDATSLHGRVTDMFIGQNNFYTITSFPKLVCYDHSWAELWSVSLAGQGITITDAVGGADPIIRERSPGIVVLAWDNKFWSVSQSGFTYLGQATGFAPGYERHGGDHLIWPLWIHYSANENKVSTIRLDSLSNAVVPLSNIVRDECLRAGVLSLSDLNTTSLTDSVRGYRVSETGALRAAIDPLQGAWPFDVIQSGYKVKFVRRGVASSLATVPAADLDARRGGDKPGIRLSVSREMDMQLPSKVSVTHLDYSREYDIGEQYAERLNLPSSNAKKIEMPIVLTAGEAARLSEILLYMYWLERQDVQFSMPPSYRWLEPSDVITVDDGVKSRDLRLTQISYSAEGPLAVTAKPSATGPYTSFAIGETGTLPSGTISSRGPTAMALLDIPLLSDSFDVPGYPVALSGYLPGWAGGTLYRSDDGGQTWLPSNGFARSSVMGVALSSLSSPADHRLIDFAGALNVRLFSGTLSSISEAQMLNGYNHFAYGADGRWEIIAARTAALQGDGSYILTDLLRGRFGTEWASGLHATYDTIVHMDPATLQFASASLNQIGQPKTYRAISNGATLDSEQNTAFTYTGVNLECLSPVWLNGNRHPTTSDWSLSWVRRTRTGGEWRDAVDATLGEASETYEVEIYSSAAYTTLKRTLTGLSSPTAAYTSAQQVTDFGSNQATLYVKVYQLSVNVGLGYPLTTSITR, from the coding sequence ATGAGCAGTAATACCAGCACCGGGCAATGGCTTGGCTATGTCGTTGGCGCAGTGGTCGGTTATTTCACTGGCGGGGCGTCCTATGTTGCGATGGGCGCCGCTCTTGGCGGGGCTGTCGGCGGGGCCATAGACCCGCCCAAAGGCCCGAAGCTGACCGGCCCGCGCCTCTCCGACCTGTCCCAGCAGGGCGCCAGTTATGGTGTGCCGATTCCCCGCGTCTACGGCAGTGTCGCCCTCTCAGGGAATATTTTCTGGATCGAAAACAACGCCCTCAAGGAAACCAGTCACACCGAAGGCGGCGGCAAGGGTGGCGGCGGCCCGGAAACGACGACATACAAATACTCGGCCACTTTCGCCCTCGGCCTGTGCGAAGGGCCGATCATTGGCGTGCGGCGCATCTGGGTTGGCGGCAACCTGATCTATGATGCCGGCTCGGGTGACATCGGCACGCTGCTGGCCAGCAACGCCTCGGGCAGCGGCTTCCGCGTCTATCTCGGCAGCGAGACGCAGATGCCAGACCCGCGCATGCAGGCCACGGTCGGCGTGGCCAATACGCCGGCCTATCGCGGCCTGGCCTACATCGTCTTCGAGGATTTCGACCTGACCGATTACGGCAACACCCTGCTCGGCGCCCAGATCAAGGTCGAAGTCCTGGCCTCCGGCACCAGCGGCTCGGTCAGCCTGATCAATCAAAAGACGCTGACCGGCACGCCGCGCCCATATGGTTCGACATCGCTCTATTGCAGCACTGACGGAATCCTGTCGATTTATCGCAATACGGCCGGACTCGGCTCTTCGGGGCCATGTGTCGTCATGCGCTATGCCCCGGCCGATCAGGTCGAGATGTTCCGCCGAACCGTTACCCCGGCCAACAACTTGATCCATGTCAATGGCTGGGCCGACACGCCGATCTCCGTTTTCATGGATAACGACGGCACGATCCGCCTCATGAACGAGTATGGCGTGCCGTATTTCACCACGGCGACAACGGCCGCCACCGGTTCAGAAAGTGCCCAGGTCAGCAATTATCACGGCCGTCAGGATAAGAAATACCTGTGCACCGAGTTTTCTGCCGGAGCAACGACGGTCATTCGCAATCTTGTCGATGGCACCACGCCATTGATCACCGATGCCACCAGCCTGCATGGCCGCGTAACAGATATGTTCATCGGCCAGAACAATTTTTACACCATCACCAGCTTTCCCAAACTGGTCTGCTACGACCACTCATGGGCTGAGTTGTGGTCGGTCAGCCTGGCCGGCCAGGGAATTACAATTACAGATGCCGTTGGCGGGGCCGACCCGATTATCCGGGAGCGCTCTCCTGGTATCGTCGTGCTGGCTTGGGATAACAAATTCTGGTCGGTATCGCAGTCCGGATTTACCTATCTCGGCCAGGCCACCGGGTTCGCCCCGGGCTACGAACGACACGGCGGCGATCACCTGATCTGGCCGCTGTGGATACATTACAGCGCCAACGAAAACAAGGTTTCGACCATCCGGCTCGACTCACTGTCGAATGCCGTCGTTCCCTTGTCAAACATCGTCCGCGACGAATGTCTGCGGGCCGGCGTGCTCTCCCTGTCCGACCTCAACACGACCAGCCTGACCGATTCGGTGCGCGGCTACCGGGTATCGGAAACCGGTGCGCTGCGGGCAGCCATTGACCCGCTGCAGGGCGCCTGGCCGTTCGATGTCATCCAGTCCGGCTACAAGGTCAAATTCGTGCGTCGCGGTGTCGCATCATCGCTGGCGACGGTTCCAGCCGCCGACCTGGACGCCCGGCGCGGCGGGGATAAACCCGGAATTCGCCTGTCGGTATCCCGCGAAATGGACATGCAGTTGCCGAGCAAGGTATCGGTGACCCATCTCGATTATAGCCGCGAATACGATATCGGCGAGCAGTACGCCGAGCGCTTGAACCTGCCGTCGTCGAACGCCAAAAAGATCGAGATGCCGATTGTCCTGACCGCGGGCGAGGCGGCCCGGCTGTCGGAAATTCTGCTCTACATGTACTGGCTTGAGCGCCAGGATGTCCAGTTCTCCATGCCGCCATCCTACCGCTGGCTTGAGCCGTCCGATGTGATTACCGTCGATGACGGAGTCAAATCCCGCGATCTGCGCCTGACCCAGATTTCCTACAGCGCCGAAGGGCCGCTGGCAGTGACGGCCAAGCCATCGGCAACCGGCCCTTATACCAGCTTTGCCATCGGCGAAACCGGAACCCTGCCATCCGGCACCATTTCCAGCCGTGGCCCGACAGCCATGGCCCTGCTCGATATTCCGCTGCTCAGTGACAGCTTCGACGTTCCAGGCTATCCGGTAGCCTTGTCCGGTTACCTGCCGGGCTGGGCAGGGGGCACACTTTACCGCTCAGACGACGGCGGCCAGACCTGGCTGCCCAGCAACGGTTTCGCCCGCTCATCGGTGATGGGTGTAGCCCTGAGCAGCCTGTCCAGCCCGGCCGACCACCGTCTGATCGATTTCGCCGGGGCGCTCAACGTCCGGCTGTTCAGCGGTACTCTGTCATCGATCAGCGAAGCCCAGATGCTCAACGGCTACAACCACTTCGCCTATGGCGCCGACGGTCGCTGGGAGATCATCGCAGCCCGTACCGCAGCCCTCCAGGGTGACGGCAGCTACATCCTGACCGACCTGTTGCGCGGTCGTTTCGGCACCGAATGGGCCAGCGGCCTGCACGCTACCTACGACACCATCGTGCACATGGACCCGGCCACCTTGCAGTTTGCATCGGCCAGCCTCAATCAGATCGGCCAGCCGAAAACCTACCGGGCGATCAGCAACGGCGCCACCCTCGATTCCGAGCAAAACACCGCGTTCACCTACACTGGCGTCAATCTCGAATGCCTGTCGCCGGTCTGGCTCAACGGCAACCGCCACCCGACGACCAGCGACTGGTCGCTGTCCTGGGTCCGCCGCACACGTACCGGAGGCGAATGGCGCGATGCCGTCGACGCCACGCTCGGTGAGGCCAGCGAAACCTACGAGGTCGAGATTTATTCGAGCGCTGCCTACACCACGCTCAAGCGCACCCTGACCGGTCTGTCGTCACCAACCGCAGCCTATACCAGCGCCCAGCAGGTCACCGATTTCGGCAGCAACCAGGCAACGCTCTACGTCAAGGTCTATCAACTCTCCGTCAATGTCGGCCTGGGCTACCCACTGACCACCAGCATCACGAGGTAA
- a CDS encoding NlpC/P60 family protein produces the protein MTPDQIIAAARTCLKTPFVHQGRLPGVALDCAGLVVAVARALEIDHLDFPGYGRRPANGQLKAALDAQPELREVSASAILPGDILLMAFEREPQHLAIYAGATLIHSWAAPGEVCEHDFSEIWQRRTIAAYRFVGVVHEQ, from the coding sequence ATGACACCGGACCAGATCATCGCCGCCGCCCGCACCTGCCTGAAAACGCCTTTCGTCCATCAGGGCCGGCTGCCCGGCGTGGCCCTCGATTGTGCCGGCCTGGTTGTCGCCGTCGCCCGCGCCCTGGAGATCGATCACCTCGATTTCCCCGGCTATGGCCGGCGTCCGGCCAACGGCCAGCTCAAGGCGGCGCTCGACGCCCAGCCGGAACTTCGTGAGGTTTCGGCCTCGGCCATCCTGCCGGGCGACATCCTGCTCATGGCCTTTGAGCGCGAACCGCAGCACCTGGCCATTTATGCCGGCGCCACCCTGATCCATAGCTGGGCCGCGCCGGGCGAGGTCTGCGAACACGACTTTTCCGAAATCTGGCAGCGCCGCACCATCGCCGCCTACCGCTTTGTCGGGGTTGTCCATGAGCAGTAA
- a CDS encoding DUF2163 domain-containing protein, with the protein MRPQIAPHETRAICLRIECLNGTVVRVTRFPKDLTMSNGQVYLTGSGYDFTGYVATASLSPSAIDMDGFLGFAGVTASMISSGVFDGARCYLFACDFLAPVEDYEPIVASFLGKTNLEDDHYKIEEMALVDALNQSFGKSYTAQCPKTFGGQEFAGCKVALGPLTVTGTLTAVSSAQQFTDSTLISPADYFALGSIQFTSGQNAGLKPLEIRVFSLGGQIETFEPFYYTPAVGDTYTMIPGCRKRRDEDCRDKWNNVINFGGFKEMPVSSTYSQMGSR; encoded by the coding sequence ATGAGGCCCCAGATCGCCCCGCACGAAACCCGTGCCATCTGCCTGCGCATCGAATGCCTGAATGGCACAGTGGTCCGCGTTACCCGCTTCCCAAAAGACCTGACCATGAGCAATGGCCAAGTCTATCTCACCGGATCGGGCTACGACTTCACCGGCTACGTCGCCACCGCCTCGCTGTCGCCATCGGCGATTGACATGGATGGCTTCCTCGGTTTCGCCGGGGTAACGGCCAGCATGATTTCTTCCGGTGTTTTCGATGGCGCCCGCTGCTACCTGTTCGCCTGCGATTTTCTCGCTCCGGTCGAAGACTATGAACCCATCGTTGCCAGTTTCCTCGGCAAGACCAACCTCGAGGACGATCACTACAAGATCGAGGAAATGGCACTGGTCGATGCCCTCAACCAGTCATTCGGCAAATCCTACACGGCCCAATGCCCCAAGACGTTCGGCGGCCAGGAGTTTGCCGGCTGCAAGGTAGCGCTCGGCCCCCTGACCGTGACCGGCACCCTGACCGCCGTGAGCAGCGCCCAGCAATTCACCGACTCGACACTGATCTCGCCCGCCGATTATTTTGCCCTGGGCAGCATCCAGTTCACCAGCGGACAGAACGCCGGCCTCAAGCCCCTGGAGATCCGCGTTTTTTCGCTCGGTGGACAGATCGAAACCTTCGAGCCGTTCTACTACACGCCGGCCGTCGGAGACACCTACACCATGATCCCCGGTTGCCGAAAACGGCGCGATGAAGACTGCCGCGACAAATGGAATAACGTCATCAACTTTGGCGGATTCAAGGAAATGCCGGTGAGCAGCACCTACTCGCAGATGGGGTCACGATGA
- a CDS encoding DUF2460 domain-containing protein: MPDFLEERISGLIRMGASYADDYQVDIIQTVGGQEYRALVHPFPVRKFDISYLLDNEKTYIELQGIYHRAHGRFAGFRARCADEFSSNGRVGTPTAFDQTMGLVSAGVYQLRKYYGTDKAAGATGYAYREIKKPVAGTVLVSIGATAIRSADWSVVTATGRVTFAANQTYPITGITNAASAVITLGAHVLVVGQSVQVSAVVGMTQINGLRALITAVTATTITVAINSTIFSAYTSGGVVNTRPQSGETVKAGFEFDFPVRFNTSLPIGQDFPGYRSVDGIELMELINP; this comes from the coding sequence ATGCCTGACTTCCTCGAAGAGCGCATCAGCGGCCTGATCCGCATGGGGGCCAGCTACGCCGACGACTACCAGGTCGACATCATCCAGACAGTCGGCGGCCAGGAATATCGCGCCCTGGTCCATCCTTTCCCGGTGCGCAAGTTCGACATCTCCTACCTGCTCGACAACGAGAAAACCTACATCGAGCTGCAGGGCATTTATCACCGGGCCCATGGCAGGTTCGCCGGCTTCCGTGCCCGCTGTGCCGACGAGTTCAGCAGCAACGGCCGTGTCGGCACGCCAACCGCCTTCGACCAGACCATGGGCCTGGTTTCGGCCGGCGTCTATCAGTTGCGGAAATATTACGGCACCGACAAGGCCGCCGGCGCCACCGGCTATGCCTACCGCGAAATCAAGAAGCCGGTCGCCGGTACGGTGCTGGTTTCCATCGGCGCCACCGCCATCCGCTCGGCCGACTGGTCGGTCGTCACCGCCACCGGCCGGGTAACCTTCGCCGCCAACCAGACCTACCCGATCACCGGCATCACCAATGCCGCCTCGGCCGTCATCACGCTCGGGGCGCATGTGCTGGTCGTCGGCCAGTCGGTACAGGTTTCTGCCGTGGTCGGCATGACCCAGATCAACGGCCTGCGCGCCCTGATCACCGCTGTCACGGCCACCACCATCACCGTCGCCATCAATTCGACCATCTTCTCGGCCTACACCTCGGGCGGCGTGGTCAATACCCGGCCGCAGAGCGGGGAGACGGTCAAGGCCGGCTTCGAATTCGACTTCCCGGTACGGTTCAACACATCGCTGCCCATCGGCCAGGATTTCCCCGGCTATCGCTCGGTCGATGGCATCGAACTGATGGAGCTGATCAACCCATGA
- a CDS encoding phage tail tube protein, which translates to MTIHTNSGLKLFMESAIAAPITITAITKAAPGVFSAVGHPLVNGDFVLLEIQGMVELHGYLMKVVNVSAGVFGVADVDGTTGIDTTLFSTFASGTAKKVTLGTSITGVQDFSFTGGDIKTNDSTTVHDLNDTQIVVGASAQSADMVMQWDPSSPAQKAMITAFKTRANKGFRVVWPDGVSTLWYGTVGYTGAPGGGKQAITTSPAKITMLGGLTILAA; encoded by the coding sequence ATGACCATTCACACCAATTCCGGCCTCAAGCTCTTCATGGAGTCGGCCATCGCCGCACCGATCACCATCACCGCCATCACCAAGGCCGCTCCCGGCGTCTTCTCCGCCGTCGGCCACCCCCTGGTCAACGGCGACTTCGTGCTGCTTGAAATCCAGGGCATGGTCGAGCTACACGGCTACTTGATGAAAGTGGTCAACGTCAGCGCCGGCGTCTTCGGCGTGGCCGACGTCGACGGCACCACCGGCATCGATACCACCCTGTTCTCGACCTTCGCCAGCGGCACCGCCAAAAAGGTCACGCTCGGCACCTCGATTACCGGTGTCCAGGACTTCAGCTTTACCGGCGGCGATATCAAGACAAACGACAGCACCACGGTGCACGATCTCAACGATACCCAGATCGTCGTCGGCGCCTCAGCCCAGTCGGCCGACATGGTCATGCAGTGGGACCCGTCATCGCCCGCCCAGAAAGCCATGATCACCGCCTTCAAGACACGCGCCAACAAAGGCTTCCGTGTCGTCTGGCCGGATGGCGTCAGCACCCTCTGGTATGGCACCGTCGGCTACACCGGCGCCCCTGGCGGTGGCAAGCAGGCCATTACCACCAGCCCGGCCAAGATCACCATGCTGGGTGGCCTGACCATTCTGGCGGCCTGA